The following coding sequences lie in one Trichoderma breve strain T069 chromosome 1, whole genome shotgun sequence genomic window:
- a CDS encoding bin/amphiphysin/Rvs domain for vesicular trafficking domain-containing protein: protein MDFSKFSKGFSDFSAQITPFASRTFQFTKEQLGQADDRTELPADYIDLEKKVDALKQAHQKMLAVTSQYTNEAYDYPPNIKETFQDLGRTVSEKVSLLSSATSTAEAQAALVAPASAKPQPKTFNHAISRASLSSSQLLHQHHTGAGEDPLATALEKYALAMERVGDARLAQDSQIQSRFLAGWNTTLNTNLTFAARARKNVENSRLTLDAVKARVKGTTFKLGGGHARADRPDEAELSADAQEEIEKAEDEFVTQTEEAVGVMKNVLDTPEPLRNLAELVAAQMEYHKKAYEILSELAPVLETLQTEQEASYRRNRDMA from the exons ATGGATTTCTCTAAATTCAGCAAGGGTTTCTC TGATTTCAGTGCGCAGATTACTCCGTTTGCGTCACGGACCTTCCAGTTTACCAAGGAGCAGTTGGGCCAAGCAGATGATCGA ACTGAGCTTCCTGCCGACTACATCGACCTTGAGAAAAAGGTCGATGCGCTGAAACAAGCCCACCAGAAGATGCTTGCGGTGAC TTCGCAATATACCAACGAAGCCTATGACTATCCTCCCAACATCAAGGAGACATTTCAAGATCTTGGCCGAACCGTGAGTGAGAAGGTCAGCCTTCTATCTTCGGCTACATCTACTGCAGAGGCCCAAGCAGCTCTCGTGGCTCCAGCATCTGCGAAGCCGCAACCGAAGACTTTCAACCATGCCATCTCTCGTGCGAGCTTATCCAGCAGCCAGCTCCTGCACCAGCACCACACTGGTGCTGGCGAAGATCCTCTGGCAACAGCTCTCGAGAAATATGCACTTGCTATGGAACGAGTGGGCGACGCACGCCTTGCCCAGGATTCACAAATTCAAAGCCGGTTCCTAGCAGGATGGAACACGACTCTCAATACCAATCTTACCTTTGCGGCGCGTGCTAGAAAGAATGTTGAAAATTCAAGATTGACCCTCGATGCTGTCAAAGCTCGTGTAAAGGGAACAACCTTTAAACTTGGCGGCGGCCACGCTCGGGCTGACCGTCCCGACGAAGCAGAGCTCAGCGCTGATgctcaagaagaaatcgAGAAAGCAGAGGACGAATTCGTGACCCAGACCGAGGAAGCGGTTGGTGTGATGAAGAAC GTTTTGGACACCCCTGAACCACTTCGTAACCTCGCCGAACTTGTTGCTGCCCAAATGGAATATCACAAGAAGGCATACGAGATCCTAAGTGAACTCGCTCCGGTCCTCGAGACCCTGCAGACGGAGCAAGAA GCCAGCTACCGAAGAAATCGTGATATGGCTTGA
- a CDS encoding WD domain, g-beta repeat domain-containing protein, which produces MASIDDVNFELPKLRTSFSLENDTRFLGSDDNIAEFFDVKFCPYQPLDHEPVFAAISKKHVVICRLTKDTGDVNPCHVINVIRDDDDEAASCCCTWTMDAVNGRPYICIGGVDAKVKIYDVVDGRLVECFVGHGGDVNDLATSPVNPYIIASASDDTSVRIWSVEEKHRSQPCLCILAGEGHSWNLLSVAFHETGRYLLSGGHDQIINLWTIPDLPNEPIDTPLQVHYPHFSTSAVHSGIVDCVSFYGDLILSRACHDNVIVLWKIEGFSSDDPLPPQSTAPTPQNVLPTNYEDPGRLTRSAFVPLTSPQCPVQYTRLLAFHTPNCGPQFFMRFKLHHVPNQNPVLAFCNAAGNIFFWDLKRLTAHRDIMSSLANHTDKSKPIQLPSWQKPVIPRAKADPPNSQEFSPETLESWATKYSMDDTHEPLRHHKMESSSANFVGRQASWSPGGDWCVVVGSSNTALLLQRWAQK; this is translated from the exons ATGGCTAGCATCGATGATGTGAACTTTGAGCTCCCCAAACTGCGTACTTCCTTCTCCCTAGAG AATGACACCAGGTTCCTCGGCAGTGATGATAATATCGCAG AATTCTTTGATGTCAAATTCTGCCCTTACCAGCCCCTAGACCATGAACCTGTCTTTGCTGCTATCAGCAAAAAGCAT GTTGTTATATGCCGACTCACAAAAGACACAGGCGATGTCAATCCTTGTCATGTAATCAATGTCATAAGAGACGATGAC gatgaggctgccaGTTGTTGTTGTACTTGGACTATGGATGCCGTAAATGGCAGGCCGTATATCTGCATTGGCGGCGTTGATGCCAAGGTTAAGATATACGACGTAGTTGATGGCCGGTTGGTTGAG TGCtttgttggccatggcggg GACGTTAATGATTTAGCCACATCCCCTGTCAACCCATACATCATCGCTTCAGCTTCAGACGACACAAGTGTACGGATATGGAGCGTGGAAGAAAAACATAGGAGCCAACCATGTTTATGCATTCTCGCCGGAGAAGGTCACTCTTGGAATCTGCTCAGTGTG GCTTTCCACGAAACTGGGCGCTATCTTTTGTCAGGTGGTCACGACCAGATTATAAACCTG TGGACCATTCCTGATCTCCCCAATGAACCTATTGATACGCCCCTGCAGGTTCATTATCCTCATTTTTCAACTTCAGCAGTGCACAGCGGCATTGTCGATTG TGTCTCATTTTATGGAGATCTCATCCTATCTAGAGCTTGTCACGATAACGTGATTGTCCTGTGGAAGATCGAAGGATTCTCCTCAGATGATCCTCTACCACCCCAGAGTACTGCTCCCACGCCACAAAATGTGCTCCCAACGAATTACGAAGATCCTGGACGGCTTACGCGGTCTGCTTTCGTTCCCCTAACGTCCCCTCAATGCCCAGTCCAATATACACGACTATTGGCATTCCACACCCCGAACTGCGGCCCTCAGTTTTTCATGCGCTTCAAGCTCCATCATGTGCCCAACCAGAATCCGGTGCTTGCATTCTGTAATGCAGCAGGCAACATTTTTTTCTGGGATTTGAAGCGACTGACTGCTCACCGCGATATCATGTCGTCGCTCGCAAACCATACGGACAAAAGCAAACCGATACAGCTTCCTAGTTGGCAGAAGCCCGTTATCCCGCGGGCAAAAGCAGATCCACCAA ATTCTCAGGAGTTCAGCCCGGAGACATTGGAATCATGGGCGACCAAGTATAGCATGGATGATACGCACGAGCCGCTACGACACCATAAGATGGAGTCATCCTCGGCCAATTTTGTGGGCAGACAGGCATCTTGGAGTCCAGGAGGGGACTGGTGCGTCGTAGTTGGGAGCTCAAACACAGCTTTACTGCTGCAGCGCTGGGCTCAGAAATGA